CCATATTTGTGACTGGTGAGAACAAGTGGTCCACGCACGAGACTTGGCCTATTGTGAAAAGCAAGGCACAACCCCTATTTTTTACAACGGAGATGAAATTGAGTTTCCAACAAGCAACGAAGGCGGCCCCATCTTATGTATCTTATTATTCAGACCCCAATAAACCCGTTCCCTATACACGGGAGAAAACGGTTTTAAGGGGGTATAAGTATATGTATGAGGATCAATATTTTGCGGCTCAGCGACAGGATGTACTGGTTTTCGAAACAGATGTTTTGGCCCAAGACCTCAAATTAATGGGTAATATACAGGCAAACTTGTTTGTGAGTAGTAGTGGTACGGATGCTGATTTCGTCGTTAAATTGATTGATGTGCACCCGTATGCAAAAGGCGATAAGCTTTCCGATTGTCAATGTCTGGTTCGTGCCGAGGTGATGCGGGCCAAGTATAGAAAAAGTTTTTCCCATCCGGAGGCGATAAAACCCGACCAGATTCACGAAATTCGATTTGATATGCAGGATGCGGCACATGTGTTCAAAAAAGGACATAAGATTATGGTGCAGGTGCAGAGTTCTTGGTTTCCGTTGGTGGATCGAAATCCACAGCAGTTTATGAATATTTATGAAGCGTCGGATGCCGACTTCAAAAAGCAGGAACAACGGATTTATTGTCAGGGTAAATATGCATCCTTTATTTTATTACCGATTGTTAATTCTCATGAAAACTAAGATTTTTTATTTGTTTATTCTTTTGCTCAGTGGCATCTTCCCACTCCGGGCACAGGTCGACTATGCGCGGTCCGTTGTAAAAACTTTAGCCTCCAAGGCTTATGCAGGACGCGGCTATGTATTTGACGGTGACCGAAAGGCAGCAGCTTTTATTGCTTCTGAATATCAAAAAAATGGACTTTTACCTCTGGGTACTAGCTATTATCAGCCTTTCTCCATGCCCGCAAATGTTTTTCCGAAAGACGTAAAAATAGTGGTGGATGGCCGAAAACTCAAGTTAGGCGAGCAGGCACTGATCGAGGCCGCAAGTCCTTCCCTGAAGGGTAAATTTATACTGACCGAAATAAGGGTTTCTGCGGATCCTGCTGCGGTAGATCAGCTGATCCAGAACCCGCTATTCAAGGATAAATTTCTGGTGGTGGATGAGCGTGCCGCCTTAGCAACGATGAAGGCCGACCAGTTACGGATGACCTTGCTGCGTCTTGCATCCGGCGGGTACTATAAAGGAATTTTGGTGCAGACCGAACAAAAATTGCTTTGGCGCGGTGCTACAAACCAACTTAATCGACCAATTGTCTATGTAAAAAATAATAGTGTTATCCAGCTGGAAGGAAAGGTTCTGCAGCTCAAGGTACAGGCGGTTTTTCAGGAAAATTACCTGACCAATAATGTCTGTGGGATGATAAAAGGCACAAGCGAATCCGATTCTCTGATTGTGATCACAGCACATTATGATCATGTTGGTGCCATCGGTAAACGTGTAGTATTTACCGGCGCAAATGATAATGCTAGTGGTACAGCGCTGCTTTTATATCTGGCGACCTACTATCGGCAGCATCCCCCAAAATACAATACCGTATTCCTGGCTTTTTCAGGTGAAGAAAGCGGTTTGCTTGGCTCCACTTTTTTTGCGAATAATCCGCTCATCGATCTGCGGAAGATCAAGTTTTTACTCAATTTTGATATGGCCGGAACAGGGGATGATGGGATTCAGGTCGTCAATGGTACGATCTTTAAAGACCAATTTGAACGCTTGGTTGCCATTAATAAGGATAAAAAATATCTACCTGAAGTCAAAGTGCGCGGTCCAATGAACCGAAGTGACCACTATCCTTTTTATGCGAAAGGAGTTCCGTCATTTTTTATCTATACACTAGGGGGTATCGCTGCCTATCATGATATTTATGATCGCTATGAAACATTACCGTTTACGCGATTTGATGAGTATGTGCGGTTGATGATTGATTTTATCAAAACGATATAGTCAGTTAGGGACCGCTGTGTTCCTTTTGCCTGGTAACTAAATGTCCTGTTATGACACCATACCCTAATTATTTGAGATCCATCCGTATCGCATTTGTCTATTGTTTGTTGAGTTTGATTACCGTGGCCGCCTATGCGCAATTGGAGGTGTTTGTCGCCATGAACGGTGATGATCAATCTGCGGGCAGTATGGATCATCCGGTAGCGAGTTTGGAGCGCGCAATCGCGTTGATTCGGGAGCGGAGAACTACGGATCATGGGGGGATGGCAATTATACAGGTCCGGGAAGGAACGTACGCTTTTGTACATGGAATTTCACTCGACAGCAAGGATAATAACACCCTGATTCAGGCCTATGG
The window above is part of the Sphingobacterium sp. ML3W genome. Proteins encoded here:
- a CDS encoding M28 family peptidase, translating into MKTKIFYLFILLLSGIFPLRAQVDYARSVVKTLASKAYAGRGYVFDGDRKAAAFIASEYQKNGLLPLGTSYYQPFSMPANVFPKDVKIVVDGRKLKLGEQALIEAASPSLKGKFILTEIRVSADPAAVDQLIQNPLFKDKFLVVDERAALATMKADQLRMTLLRLASGGYYKGILVQTEQKLLWRGATNQLNRPIVYVKNNSVIQLEGKVLQLKVQAVFQENYLTNNVCGMIKGTSESDSLIVITAHYDHVGAIGKRVVFTGANDNASGTALLLYLATYYRQHPPKYNTVFLAFSGEESGLLGSTFFANNPLIDLRKIKFLLNFDMAGTGDDGIQVVNGTIFKDQFERLVAINKDKKYLPEVKVRGPMNRSDHYPFYAKGVPSFFIYTLGGIAAYHDIYDRYETLPFTRFDEYVRLMIDFIKTI